One genomic segment of Paenibacillus sp. FSL H8-0332 includes these proteins:
- a CDS encoding efflux RND transporter permease subunit, whose protein sequence is MKSLINFSLRNKFAVWLLTIIIVFAGLYSGLTMKQETLPNISIPYLSITTIYPGAAPEGVVNDVSKPLEQKLRNVDGVKMLTSTSLENASSVTIEFNYGTNLDNATAAVREALNEVTLPDNVQKPQISRFSLSSLPVISLSISDESSGDLEELTRVAENDIRPALEDIEGVASVQIAGQYVKEVSLKFNQEKLKQYGLTEDTIKGIIQASSLRVPLGLFEMDKAQKAVVVDGNITTVEDLQNVSIPLVPSAAGAAGAAGGAASGGEGAAAGGTGAAAGNTGAGAGAMTGLPTVKLSELATIEVVGKSESISRTNGKESIGIQIVKANDANTVDVVNGVKDKTEELKQQYKSMDLTVLLDQGKPIEDSVNTMLSKAAFGALFAVLIILLFLRNIRSTIISIISIPLSLLIAILCLRQMDITLNMMTLGAMTVAIGRVVDDSIVVIENIFRRLTLSSEKLRGRELISAATREMFVPIMSSTIVTIAVFLPLAFVSGMVGELFLPFALTMVFALLASLVVAITLVPALAHTLFRNGLKKGKKGHEDKPGALAGGYVRILDWCLSHKLITMGVAVLLLAGSLFLIKPIGVSFLPSQEEKNVTLTFSPKAGQTLEDVKALGLKAEKFILAQKHLDKMQYSIGGSSPFGLSSGNSGLFYVTYDSNTPDFDTVKEKLIEGLTQAVPDGVWGDLSGMAGGGLGGSTLTVNIYGDTLEQLKPVADEIAGIVQADTKNFKDGKTSLSEAYDQYTIVADQAKLSSLGLTAGQLAMKLSPAGTRPVLTEVELDGKNYKVYIETDKDSYSSIEEMKAATLTSPLGITVPIGEVASIEQGQSPDSITREDGKMKVGVTADIISSDINSASNAVQDKIDALDLPDGVTITFGGVTEQINETFGQLGIAMLAAIAIVYFVLVVTFGGGLAPFAILFSLPFTVIGALVALLLAGETLNVSALMGALMLIGIVVTNAIVLIDRVIHKEQEGMSTRKALLEAGATRLRPILMTALATIGALLPLVTGLENSAGIISKGLGVTVIGGLVSSTLLTLVVVPVVYEFLMKFRGKKTYE, encoded by the coding sequence ATGAAAAGCCTAATTAATTTCTCGCTCCGCAACAAATTCGCCGTCTGGCTGCTGACGATCATTATTGTCTTCGCTGGTCTGTACAGCGGGTTGACTATGAAGCAGGAGACCCTGCCTAACATTAGTATCCCTTATCTCAGCATTACTACTATTTATCCCGGAGCTGCGCCGGAAGGTGTCGTGAATGACGTCAGCAAGCCGCTGGAGCAGAAGCTCCGCAATGTGGACGGGGTCAAGATGCTGACCTCTACATCACTTGAGAATGCCTCCAGTGTAACCATAGAATTCAACTACGGCACCAACCTGGACAATGCGACAGCAGCGGTGCGCGAGGCGCTCAACGAGGTGACTCTGCCGGATAATGTGCAAAAGCCGCAAATCTCACGCTTCAGCCTCAGCTCGCTGCCGGTCATCTCCCTCAGTATCTCTGATGAGAGCTCCGGCGATCTCGAGGAGCTGACACGGGTTGCGGAGAACGATATCCGCCCGGCGCTGGAGGATATCGAAGGCGTCGCCTCTGTGCAGATTGCCGGACAATATGTCAAGGAAGTCTCCCTGAAGTTCAATCAGGAGAAGCTGAAGCAGTACGGACTGACCGAGGATACGATCAAAGGCATTATCCAGGCCTCCTCCCTGCGGGTACCGCTCGGATTGTTCGAGATGGACAAAGCACAGAAGGCTGTTGTCGTTGACGGCAACATCACTACGGTGGAGGACTTGCAGAATGTCAGCATTCCGCTGGTTCCCTCTGCCGCAGGCGCTGCGGGCGCGGCTGGCGGCGCAGCTTCAGGCGGTGAAGGTGCTGCTGCGGGCGGTACCGGAGCTGCGGCTGGCAATACCGGCGCTGGCGCGGGTGCCATGACCGGGCTGCCGACCGTGAAGCTGAGCGAGCTTGCTACTATTGAAGTGGTCGGCAAATCGGAATCGATCTCCCGCACTAACGGCAAGGAGTCGATCGGGATTCAGATTGTGAAGGCCAATGATGCCAACACCGTCGATGTCGTGAACGGGGTCAAGGATAAGACCGAAGAACTGAAGCAGCAATACAAGTCGATGGACCTCACCGTGCTGCTGGATCAAGGCAAGCCGATTGAGGATTCCGTGAACACGATGCTGTCCAAGGCTGCCTTCGGCGCCCTGTTCGCCGTGCTTATCATTCTGCTGTTCCTGCGCAATATCCGTTCTACCATTATTTCCATTATCTCGATTCCATTATCACTGCTGATTGCGATATTATGCCTGCGGCAAATGGATATTACACTGAATATGATGACGCTCGGCGCCATGACCGTGGCCATCGGGCGGGTAGTCGATGACTCCATCGTTGTCATTGAGAACATCTTCCGGCGGCTTACACTATCCAGCGAGAAGCTGCGCGGCAGAGAGCTGATCAGCGCCGCTACCCGTGAGATGTTTGTGCCGATTATGTCCTCAACCATTGTGACGATTGCCGTCTTCCTGCCGCTCGCTTTTGTCAGCGGTATGGTCGGTGAGCTGTTCCTGCCGTTCGCCCTCACAATGGTATTCGCGCTGCTGGCTTCACTGGTGGTTGCCATTACCCTGGTGCCTGCATTGGCCCACACCCTGTTCCGTAATGGACTGAAGAAGGGGAAAAAGGGGCACGAAGACAAGCCCGGCGCATTGGCGGGCGGGTATGTCCGTATCCTGGACTGGTGTCTCTCGCATAAGCTGATCACCATGGGTGTTGCTGTCCTGCTGCTGGCAGGCAGTCTGTTCCTGATCAAGCCGATCGGCGTCAGCTTCCTGCCTTCCCAGGAAGAGAAGAATGTTACGCTGACCTTCTCCCCGAAGGCCGGTCAGACGCTGGAGGATGTGAAGGCGCTGGGCCTGAAGGCTGAGAAGTTTATTCTGGCGCAGAAGCATCTGGATAAAATGCAATATTCCATCGGCGGCAGCAGCCCGTTCGGACTTAGCTCAGGCAATTCCGGGCTGTTCTATGTCACGTATGACAGCAACACGCCTGATTTTGATACCGTGAAGGAGAAGTTAATTGAAGGCTTAACCCAAGCGGTGCCGGATGGCGTGTGGGGCGATCTGTCCGGCATGGCCGGAGGCGGGCTCGGCGGCAGTACACTTACTGTCAATATCTACGGCGATACGCTGGAGCAGCTCAAACCGGTAGCAGATGAAATTGCCGGGATCGTTCAGGCAGATACCAAGAACTTCAAAGACGGGAAGACCAGCCTCTCTGAAGCTTATGATCAATACACCATCGTAGCTGACCAGGCCAAGCTTAGCTCACTGGGCTTAACTGCCGGACAGCTTGCGATGAAGCTGAGCCCTGCCGGAACCCGGCCTGTACTCACTGAGGTAGAGCTGGACGGCAAGAATTACAAGGTCTACATTGAGACAGACAAGGATTCCTACAGCAGTATTGAAGAAATGAAGGCGGCCACGCTCACTTCGCCGCTGGGCATTACCGTACCGATTGGCGAGGTAGCAAGCATTGAACAGGGCCAATCCCCGGATTCCATTACCCGTGAAGACGGCAAAATGAAAGTCGGGGTAACCGCCGACATTATCTCCAGTGACATTAATAGTGCCTCCAATGCTGTTCAGGACAAAATAGATGCTCTTGATCTCCCGGACGGCGTGACCATCACCTTCGGCGGAGTCACCGAGCAGATTAATGAGACCTTCGGACAGCTTGGCATTGCCATGCTGGCGGCTATAGCCATTGTATACTTCGTGCTTGTGGTCACCTTCGGCGGCGGTCTGGCTCCGTTCGCCATCCTGTTCTCCCTGCCGTTCACAGTCATCGGCGCGCTTGTCGCCCTGCTCCTGGCTGGCGAGACCTTGAACGTGTCCGCACTGATGGGCGCACTGATGCTGATCGGGATCGTGGTCACCAATGCGATTGTCTTAATTGACCGCGTAATCCATAAGGAGCAAGAGGGAATGTCTACCCGCAAGGCGCTGCTTGAGGCCGGGGCTACCCGCCTTCGCCCGATTCTCATGACTGCGCTCGCAACCATTGGCGCCCTGCTGCCATTGGTTACCGGCCTTGAGAACAGCGCCGGGATCATCTCCAAAGGACTTGGCGTAACAGTCATCGGCGGTCTCGTCAGCTCCACACTGCTGACCCTGGTCGTTGTACCGGTGGTGTATGAGTTCCTGATGAAGTTTCGGGGTAAGAAGACTTACGAATAA
- a CDS encoding molecular chaperone TorD family protein, which translates to MTIPTVPSLVVPEACSRWLESRGLIYQLLVDFYGRKPSLSLVAQWSRNREMSVAAEMTEGGRELKRYLCSQEPSMLPAICEKEKLEYKRLMNERAVSSFVAREAAQLGREEEFCNVLSDVYASAGIVFKKCSGEADDHIAIELEFMAVMHERMLYNSFSVRSAMELLEIQEKFLEEHLLKWTPQFCARMNAATDSPLYLGLSHMLEEFLPQDLHMLRAWKASLESSAAAMA; encoded by the coding sequence ATGACTATACCAACTGTTCCATCGCTTGTCGTGCCGGAGGCTTGCAGCCGCTGGCTGGAGAGTCGGGGATTAATATATCAGCTGCTGGTGGACTTCTATGGAAGAAAACCATCCCTCTCACTGGTCGCCCAGTGGAGCCGTAACCGTGAGATGAGTGTTGCTGCGGAGATGACCGAAGGCGGCCGTGAGTTGAAGCGTTACCTGTGCAGCCAGGAGCCATCAATGCTCCCGGCCATCTGTGAGAAAGAGAAGCTCGAATACAAACGCCTGATGAACGAACGCGCCGTAAGCTCCTTCGTAGCCCGTGAAGCGGCTCAGCTGGGCCGTGAGGAAGAATTCTGCAACGTGCTGTCAGATGTGTACGCATCGGCGGGCATTGTCTTCAAGAAGTGCAGCGGCGAAGCCGACGACCATATTGCCATTGAGCTGGAATTCATGGCGGTGATGCACGAGCGGATGTTGTACAACAGCTTCTCGGTCCGCAGTGCCATGGAGCTTCTGGAGATTCAGGAGAAGTTCCTCGAAGAGCATCTGCTGAAGTGGACTCCACAATTCTGTGCGAGAATGAACGCTGCCACCGACAGCCCGCTGTATCTGGGACTCAGCCATATGCTGGAGGAATTCCTGCCGCAGGATCTGCACATGCTGCGTGCCTGGAAGGCTTCGCTGGAGAGCAGCGCAGCAGCCATGGCTTAA
- a CDS encoding TetR/AcrR family transcriptional regulator produces MTRKEQIIKTAMQLFAVKGSSSTSMQEIAELCGISKGSLYLIFKSKEELERSIYIYCFRMIHDPLQQEEQAAGREPREKLRNQLEILLSHVFELREFLQRQFQELAGRGVAEIPDWVKQNNAALLRWFQQKLELMYGPEILPYAGELCVLSHGMISSSIKLLFGQETVISIPELADRLVDWLDIMVSGLLARQPVPLVSSAVLAGWAEAQGEGPRQSPLQLIKAMKLLLSEAEGLHPEHTEDGLESLGILESEILTSQPRKAIIQGMMANLEGYPELSGELSQLKKVFTPYMHTSCGLHSRTDAARL; encoded by the coding sequence ATGACCAGAAAAGAACAAATCATCAAGACCGCCATGCAGTTATTTGCTGTAAAAGGCTCCTCCTCCACTTCGATGCAGGAGATTGCCGAATTATGCGGGATCTCCAAGGGAAGTCTCTATCTGATCTTCAAATCCAAAGAAGAGCTGGAGCGCAGCATATACATCTATTGCTTCCGGATGATTCATGATCCGCTGCAGCAGGAGGAGCAGGCAGCAGGCAGAGAACCCCGGGAGAAGCTGCGCAACCAGCTCGAAATACTGCTCAGTCATGTATTCGAGCTGCGCGAATTCCTGCAGCGCCAATTTCAGGAGTTGGCCGGCAGAGGTGTGGCCGAGATTCCCGATTGGGTGAAGCAGAACAACGCCGCCCTGCTGCGCTGGTTCCAGCAGAAGCTGGAGCTCATGTACGGGCCAGAGATTCTGCCCTATGCAGGCGAGCTGTGCGTGCTCAGCCACGGCATGATCAGCTCCAGCATTAAGCTGCTATTCGGTCAGGAGACCGTTATTTCCATCCCTGAACTGGCTGACCGGCTGGTGGACTGGCTGGACATTATGGTCTCCGGCCTGCTTGCAAGGCAGCCCGTCCCTCTGGTCTCTTCCGCAGTCCTGGCCGGATGGGCTGAGGCTCAAGGAGAAGGACCGCGCCAGAGCCCGCTTCAGCTGATCAAGGCGATGAAGCTCCTGCTCAGTGAAGCTGAGGGTCTTCACCCGGAGCATACCGAAGACGGGCTCGAGTCCCTGGGCATTTTGGAGAGCGAAATCCTTACCTCCCAGCCCCGTAAAGCGATCATTCAAGGGATGATGGCTAATCTCGAGGGGTATCCCGAGCTGTCCGGCGAGCTAAGTCAATTGAAGAAAGTATTCACACCTTATATGCACACTTCCTGCGGACTTCACTCAAGGACAGATGCAGCACGATTGTAA